From Serinicoccus profundi, the proteins below share one genomic window:
- a CDS encoding TadE/TadG family type IV pilus assembly protein encodes MAGGSPERGAAAAEFAMLAGLVSILMLAVMQLAFGLHLHNTATAHVVEGARAGARADATPEDGARRAQELISRSLSGGGGLSVSSRRTVVDGVAVVEVTATMPLPIVGPLGPGESMTVVGHAYAEDQ; translated from the coding sequence ATGGCCGGCGGCTCACCTGAGCGGGGAGCGGCCGCCGCCGAGTTCGCGATGCTCGCCGGCCTGGTGAGCATCCTCATGCTGGCTGTCATGCAGCTCGCCTTCGGGCTGCACCTGCACAACACGGCGACAGCCCACGTCGTCGAGGGCGCGCGAGCCGGTGCACGGGCCGACGCCACCCCAGAGGACGGCGCTCGACGAGCCCAGGAGCTCATCTCCCGCAGCCTCTCGGGCGGTGGCGGGCTCAGCGTGTCCTCCCGGCGTACCGTCGTCGACGGTGTGGCAGTCGTCGAGGTCACCGCCACCATGCCGCTGCCCATCGTCGGACCGCTCGGGCCGGGGGAGTCGATGACGGTCGTCGGTCACGCCTACGCGGAGGACCAATGA
- a CDS encoding pilus assembly protein TadG-related protein: MSPSDREAGQISILLIGMVALTLTIIMAVVGVTSVQLSRIQLLDAADAASLDASDALAQEQVYDAGVGSGPPVSNDTVVEAAAAHLDRRPMPPRVRSWVVGSGTGTPDGRTAVVTVTGQAEVPVLSPVLGAFGGGVSITVTSTARSEIDL, encoded by the coding sequence GTGAGCCCTTCGGACCGGGAGGCCGGGCAGATCAGCATCCTGCTGATCGGCATGGTCGCCCTCACGCTGACGATCATCATGGCGGTCGTGGGGGTCACCTCCGTGCAGCTGAGCCGCATCCAGCTGCTCGATGCCGCCGACGCCGCGTCCCTGGACGCCAGCGACGCCCTCGCGCAGGAGCAGGTCTACGACGCGGGCGTGGGCTCGGGACCACCGGTGAGCAACGACACGGTGGTCGAGGCGGCCGCGGCCCACCTCGACCGTCGCCCGATGCCGCCCAGGGTCCGGTCCTGGGTCGTCGGGTCTGGCACCGGCACCCCTGACGGCCGCACCGCTGTCGTCACCGTGACCGGGCAGGCGGAGGTGCCCGTGCTGAGCCCGGTGCTGGGCGCCTTCGGTGGAGGGGTGAGCATCACCGTCACCTCGACCGCCCGCTCCGAGATCGATCTCTAG
- a CDS encoding type II secretion system F family protein yields the protein MTGAWWGAVLGLMLALGGVLTWAGLPVSRRVKLADRVEPYLDRPARRSSLLALDDPRPWSAGELLTPVAARAARLLDRLLGGAESVRARLHRAGMAGDVEAFRVQQVVWGVLCSALAVLLGMVLWFTRGTSPGVVLLLVGCAFLAGVMIRDSLLSRAAGRRERQIMAEFPAVAELLALSVTAGEGTAQALERVARLSRGELAAELDLCLAQARTGASLPEALHGLSRRTGIGPIIRFVDGLVVALQRGTPLGEVLRAQAADAREAARQELIEEGGKREISMMVPVVFLILPVTVLFAVFPGATMLRLAM from the coding sequence GTGACCGGTGCGTGGTGGGGAGCGGTGCTCGGCCTGATGCTGGCGCTCGGAGGCGTCCTGACCTGGGCGGGTCTGCCGGTGTCGCGTCGCGTCAAGCTGGCTGACCGCGTCGAGCCCTATCTCGACCGGCCCGCCCGTCGCTCCAGCCTGCTCGCCCTCGACGATCCGCGTCCGTGGAGCGCCGGCGAGCTGCTGACCCCCGTCGCCGCCCGCGCGGCCCGCCTCCTGGACCGCCTGCTCGGCGGCGCCGAGTCCGTGCGCGCCCGGCTGCACCGCGCGGGGATGGCCGGAGACGTCGAGGCCTTCCGTGTCCAGCAGGTGGTCTGGGGCGTGCTGTGCTCAGCCCTCGCGGTGCTGCTGGGGATGGTGCTGTGGTTCACCCGCGGCACGAGCCCAGGAGTCGTGCTGCTCCTCGTCGGCTGTGCCTTCCTCGCGGGGGTGATGATCCGCGACAGCCTCCTGAGTAGGGCGGCAGGACGCCGCGAGCGGCAGATCATGGCCGAGTTCCCTGCCGTGGCCGAGCTGCTCGCCCTGTCGGTCACGGCGGGGGAGGGCACGGCCCAGGCGCTGGAACGCGTGGCCCGGTTGTCGCGCGGCGAGCTCGCCGCCGAGCTCGATCTGTGTCTGGCGCAGGCCCGCACCGGTGCCAGCCTGCCCGAGGCTCTGCACGGACTGAGCCGCCGCACCGGCATCGGACCCATCATCCGGTTCGTCGACGGCCTCGTCGTCGCGCTGCAGCGGGGCACACCCCTGGGCGAGGTGCTGCGCGCGCAAGCGGCGGACGCACGTGAGGCCGCGCGCCAAGAACTCATCGAGGAGGGCGGCAAACGGGAGATCAGCATGATGGTCCCCGTCGTCTTCCTCATCCTGCCCGTGACGGTGCTGTTCGCCGTCTTTCCCGGCGCGACCATGCTGCGCCTGGCGATGTGA